The following proteins are encoded in a genomic region of Arachis ipaensis cultivar K30076 chromosome B02, Araip1.1, whole genome shotgun sequence:
- the LOC107625237 gene encoding uncharacterized protein LOC107625237, whose product MLVPHPRNSRVSIAPFFFFFIFHTFFTGSILCAEVSLSSIEIFKTHEWLKVTPTVYFLCKGENKTVFPDVKKAHVFYDFNGQESWQPLTNFSSKKCKRCGFYEEDSIKSDDVFDEWEFCPSDFTASNGEYIRFKEKEFNATFLCSECLSIPGVASLSGEHGRKAMHVAVVVLLCGLVSAILAVGVVIAYKFWQKKRREQDQARFLKLFEDGDDIEDELGLGTVI is encoded by the exons ATGTTGGTTCCTCATCCCCGCAATTCTAGGGTTTCCATtgcccctttcttcttcttcttcatattcCACACCTTCTTCACTG GGTCAATTTTATGTGCAGAAGTGTCGCTGAGTTCAATTGAGATATTTAAGACTCACGAGTGGCTGAAAGTGACTCCAACTGTTTATTTCTTGTGCAAAGGGGAGAACAAAACGGTGTTTCCAGATGTGAAAAAAGCCCACGTCTTCTATGATTTTAATGGTCAAGAATCTTGGCAg CCTTTGACCAACTTTTCAAGTAAAAAATGCAAGAGGTGTGGATTCTATGAAGAAGACAGCATTAAATCTGACGATGTGTTTGATGAATGGGAGTTTTGTCCTTCAGATTTTACTGCATCTAATGGTGAATATATCCGATTCAAGGAAAAGGAATTCAATGCTACTTTCCTATGCTCAGAGTGCTTATCTATACCTGGTG TTGCTAGCTTGTCTGGTGAGCATGGTAGGAAAGCAATGCATGTAGCAGTTGTAGTTTTGCTATGTGGCTTAGTCTCAGCTATATTGGCTGTTGGAGTGGTTATCGCGTATAAGTTCTGGCAAAAGAAAAGGAGGGAGCAGGATCAGGCGCGGTTCCTAAAGTTATTTGAAGATGGAGATGACATTGAGGATGAGCTGGGCCTTGGTACTGTGATATGA
- the LOC107628292 gene encoding uncharacterized protein LOC107628292 encodes MLCFPILSEAYSKMSPRQENHMQMQSKENDGHIGGAYVVSRSHSAIWKNGMKYSGILRKKVKRWEVKVLGLSSELVRKGKKIEQLIKEEGADEEGVEPVKKQEEKSVN; translated from the exons ATGCTTTGCTTTCCAATCCTGTCAGAAGCTTATTCAAAGATGTCTCCAAG ACAAGAAAACCACATGCAAATGCAAAGCAAAGAGAACGATGGACATATAGGAGGAGCATACGTTGTTTCTAGGAGCCATAGTGCTATATGGAAGAATGGCATGAAAT ATTCTGGAATTTTGAGAAAGAAAGTAAAAAGGTGGGAGGTCAAGGTGTTGGGACTTAGCTCAGAGTTGGTGAGGAAGGGGAAGAAAATTGAGCAACTCATCAAGgag GAGGGTGCTGATGAGGAGGGTGTGGAACCAGTGAAGAAACAAGAGGAGAAAAGTGTTAACTAG
- the LOC107627177 gene encoding uncharacterized protein LOC107627177 encodes MIFSSWNIRGLKGVGKLSMIKNFRRKFNVHMLGLIETKTEMVTNFDIAQLWENGAVKWELVGSVGAAGGLGGKTHYVGRVELPIWVMPSTVLLYGDFNEVTHVEERKGATSLTVSAEEFKSWIQDMELVDLAITDRLFTWFRGQSCSRIDRGLVSLEWLEEFPDTRLRGGPRGLSDHCPMILEVTRISGGPRPFRSLDSWFTHDGFLRMVKEEWRNLGEGQFIDKLKALTTPLSRWHRANFGNMDQRITQLEDEIKKVDDMVSTGTADGTIEARRRALVNFCRKWYIRKEFHWKQMSRSRHVKEMDKNTRYFHNLASARRRSNMIDSLMVNGRLIRNQARIKTAIRDFYKGLYHQETSPVIGFRDGLVKQINEKEALELEMLPTVEEIKEAVWDCESTKAPGSDGYNMNFIKKCWDDLGREFADAVLGFFLSATLPRDSNVTWVTLVPKFTGAREIKDLRPISMVVCVYKVISKVLVRRMRKKMGFGQRWRGWIKECVTTASMPLLVNGSPSKPFKIERGLRQGDPLSPFLFVLVVDVLHRMIGEAVRNGRITPLLLGRDNIELSHLQFADDTILFCPPDEGTIRNYHRLLRCFELMSGLAINFEKSSLIPVSCERMWVRRMCRLLGCKEASLPVRYLGIPLGANPRLVKTWKPVIDKVEDKLSLWKAKTLNKAGKLVLIKVVLSSLPIYYLSLYKMPKTVAEKLISLQRRFLWSTEDGRYGVPLVKWEVVMAPKKAGGLGVGDAVIRNTALLFKWWWRFSKEDCPLWKKVVCSCNNMHPARMVGGQPTPMRGVPWKDICQLQVSKPGLRDQMISGLSMELGNGRTIRFWEDRWLPAGWRRELFQWELDLVHQLHEILQSFKLTNGREDSVVWKFDKTGDYSTKSFVRVMQEEVLPEEVTSYSFTSAVWKGFVPPRVELPSWFALVGRVNTKDRLCRLRVIDQQDNKCLLCGKPVETAYHLFLSCEITWQVWCAWLMAFQQRWSFPGTLKEHFESWTSFLGRKVDRKRWFTGFFAVIWTIWLERNDRLFQNKSSRVGDIINRSFTFYEEWSGAEPFGC; translated from the exons ATGATTTTTAGTtcttggaatattagggggttgAAGGGGGTTGGTAAACTAAGTATGATTAAGAACTTTCGGAGAAAGTTTAATGTGCATATGCTAGGCTTGATAGAGACTAAGACAGAGATGGTGACAAATTTTGATATAGCGCAACTGTGGGAAAATGGGGCAGTTAAATGGGAGTTAGTTGGTTCGGTTGGTGCTGCGGGGGGACTG GGCGGAAAAACTCATTATGTGGGAAGAGTTGAGCTTCCTATCTGGGTTATGCCAAGTACCGTTCTGTTATATGGGGATTTTAACGAGGTAACTCATGTAGAAGAGAGAAAGGGTGCTACCTCTTTAACAGTGTCCGCAGAAGAGTTTAAATCGTGGATACAGGATATGGAGTTAGTGGACTTGGCAATAACTGATCGCTTATTCACCTGGTTCAGAGGGCAATCATGTAGCCGCATTGATAGGGGACTGGTTAGTTTAGAGTGGCTAGAAGAGTTTCCTGATACAAGACTGAGAGGGGGACCTAGAGGGTTATCAGACCATTGCCCAATGATCTTGGAGGTTACCCGGATTAGCGGGGGACCAAGACCGTTTCGGAGCTTGGATTCGTGGTTTACCCATGATGGGTTCTTGAGAATGGTGAAGGAGGAGTGGAGGAACTTGGGGGAGGGACAGTTCATTGATAAACTAAAGGCTCTGACGACTCCGCTGAGCAGATGGCATAGAGCCAATTTTGGGAATATGGACCAAAGGATTACACAGCTGGAGGATGAAATTAAGAAAGTAGATGACATGGTAAGTACTGGCACGGCTGATGGGACTATTGAAGCAAGAAGGAGAGCGTTGGTAAACTTCTGTAGAAAATGGTATATCAGGAAGGAGTTTCATTGGAAGCAAATGTCCAGATCGCGGCACGTGAAGGAAATGGATAAAAATACCCGCTACTTCCACAATCTAGCCTCAGCACGAAGAAGGTCGAATATGATTGATTCCTTAATGGTTAATGGGAGGTTGATAAGGAACCAGGCGAGGATCAAGACGGCTATTCGAGACTTCTATAAGGGGTTGTACCACCAGGAGACATCGCCAGTGATTGGGTTCAGGGACGGGCTTGTAAAGCAGATCAACGAGAAAGAGGCACTAGAGCTAGAGATGCTGCCAACTGTTGAAGAAATAAAGGAGGCAGTGTGGGATTGTGAGTCAACAAAGGCGCCAGGTAGTGATGggtacaacatgaacttcataaaAAAATGCTGGGATGACTTAGGAAGGGAGTTCGCTGATGCGGTGCTAGGCTTCTTCCTTTCGGCTACACTTCCTAGAGACTCGAATGTTACGTGGGTTACGCTGGTGCCAAAGTTTACTGGAGCCAGAGAAATAAAGGATCTCAGGCCGATTAGTATGGTGGTGTGTGTCTATAAGGTCATATCCAAGGTGTTGGTTAGGAGGATGCGAAAG AAGATGGGGTTTGGCCAGAGGTGGAGAGGTTGGATAAAGGAGTGTGTCACCACTGCATCTATGCCATTGCTTGTCAATGGATCACCTTCAAAACCTTTCAAAATAGAACGGGGTCTACGGCAAGGTGACCCGTTGTCCCCATTTCTGTTCGTGTTAGTTGTGGATGTTTTGCATCGAATGATTGGAGAGGCGGTGAGGAATGGCCGTATAACTCCGTTACTGCTTGGTAGAGATAATATTGAGTTGTCTCACTTGCAGTTTGCAGATGATACTATTCTTTTCTGTCCGCCTGATGAGGGGACCATCAGGAATTATCATCGGCTACTCAGATGCTTCGAGCTCATGTCGGGATTggccattaattttgaaaagtccAGCCTTATACCGGTCAGCTGTGAGAGGATGTGGGTCCGGAGGATGTGTCGGTTATTGGGTTGTAAAGAGGCTTCATTACCAGTCAGATATCTGGGCATTCCCCTGGGAGCAAATCCGAGACTGGTTAAGACATGGAAACCGGTGATTGATAAGGTGGAAGACAAACTGAGTTTGTGGAAAGCAAAAACCCTTAACAAAGCAGGTAAGCTGGTCCTAATTAAGGTGGTTCTTAGTAGCTTGCCGATTTACTACCTCAGTTTATATAAGATGCCAAAGACAGTGGCAGAGAAGCTGATTTCCCTGCAACGACGGTTCCTGTGGAGTACTGAGGATGGGAGATACGGGGTACCGCTCGTGAAGTGGGAAGTGGTTATGGCTCCAAAGAAGGCAGGTGGGTTGGGAGTTGGGGATGCGGTGATTCGAAATACTGCATtgctgtttaagtggtggtggaggttctcAAAAGAAGACTGTCCCTTATGGAAGAAAGTGGTGTGCTCTTGTAATAATATGCATCCTGCAAGAATGGTGGGAGGACAGCCTACTCCCATGCGAGGGGTTCCTTGGAAGGATATATGCCAGCTACAAGTTAGTAAGCCGGGGCTGAGAGATCAAATGATCAGTGGGTTGTCGATGGAGTTAGGGAATGGCAGAACAATCCGATTCTGGGAGGATAGATGGCTACCGGCTGGA TGGAGGAGAGAGTTGTTCCAGTGGGAGTTGGACTTAGTACACCAGCTTCATGAGATCTTACAGTCATTCAAGCTTACAAATGGGAGGGAAGATAGTGTGgtatggaaatttgataaaacagGTGACTACTCAACAAAATCCTTTGTGCGAGTGATGCAGGAGGAAGTCCTACCGGAGGAGGTTACCAGCTATAGCTTCACTAGTGCTGTTTGGAAAGGATTTGTCCCCCCGAGGGTTGAACTTCCTTCTTGGTTTGCGTTAGTCGGAAGGGTCAACACAAAGGATCGACTGTGCAGATTACGGGTTATTGACCAGCAGGACAATAAGTGTCTTCTCTGTGGTAAGCCTGTGGAAACCGCGTATCATCTGTTTCTTAGTTGTGAGattacatggcaggtgtggtgtgcttggctaATGGCCTTTCAACAAAGGTGGAGCTTTCCGGGTACTTTGAAGGAACATTTTGAGAGTTGGACGAGCTTTCTAGGAAGGAAGGTAGATAGAAAGAGATGGTTCACTGGATTCTTTGCTGTTATCTGGACAATTTGGCTAGAAAGGAATGACAGGCTCTTCCAAAATAAGAGTTCAAGAGTAGGGGACATTATCAACAGATCGTTTACGTTCTACGAAGAATGGAGTGGTGCTGAGCCCTTTGGGTGTTGA